In Halobaculum limi, one DNA window encodes the following:
- a CDS encoding inorganic phosphate transporter, with translation MVEALLVVGLLVAVFVGFNIGGSSTGVSFGPAVGSGTLSKTTAAALMSAFALAGGWTVGRNVIDTMGGDIVPASSFTLVASVGVLFFVGLALLVSNTFGVPASTSMTAVGAIAGLGAATGTLNADVMLRIVGWWLVAPVVAFWICAVIGRYLYPYLDAAFAIDRSAGGVVALDGLRPRIADDATTREIVGTVAVLVIACYMAFSAGASNAANAVAPLVGSPEVNLSVDAGVLLAGAAISLGAFTIARRTLDTVGNDLTDLPLLAALIVETVSASLITFLSYIGIPASLAVSATMCIVGLGWGRATRTTTIGDAVGEAIGGDGHPDKRPEVSVNALAAERPSKDGGVPRMGEEQGDELLAEDLFDAGTTGRVVSFWIFTPTISFVCSYALFAFVPL, from the coding sequence GTGGTTGAGGCACTTCTCGTAGTCGGGCTACTCGTCGCGGTGTTCGTCGGCTTCAACATCGGTGGTTCCTCGACCGGCGTCTCCTTCGGTCCCGCCGTGGGGAGCGGCACGCTCTCGAAGACGACCGCGGCGGCGCTGATGTCTGCGTTCGCGCTCGCGGGCGGTTGGACCGTCGGACGAAACGTCATCGACACGATGGGCGGCGACATTGTCCCCGCGTCGTCGTTCACGCTCGTCGCCAGCGTCGGCGTCCTCTTCTTCGTCGGCCTCGCACTCCTCGTCTCCAACACGTTCGGCGTCCCCGCGTCCACCTCGATGACCGCCGTCGGTGCCATCGCGGGATTGGGTGCGGCGACGGGGACGCTCAACGCCGACGTGATGTTACGAATCGTCGGGTGGTGGCTCGTCGCCCCCGTCGTCGCGTTCTGGATCTGTGCGGTGATCGGTCGGTATCTGTACCCGTATCTCGACGCCGCGTTCGCCATCGACCGCTCGGCTGGCGGCGTCGTCGCACTCGACGGCCTGCGTCCCCGTATCGCCGACGACGCGACCACCCGCGAGATAGTCGGGACCGTCGCGGTCCTCGTCATCGCCTGTTACATGGCGTTCTCGGCGGGCGCGTCGAACGCCGCCAACGCCGTCGCTCCCCTAGTCGGGAGTCCCGAGGTGAACCTCTCGGTCGACGCCGGTGTCCTCCTCGCGGGCGCGGCCATCAGCCTCGGTGCGTTCACCATCGCTCGCCGGACGCTCGACACCGTCGGCAACGACCTCACTGACCTCCCCCTGCTGGCGGCACTCATCGTCGAGACCGTCTCCGCGAGCCTCATCACCTTCCTGTCGTACATCGGCATTCCTGCGTCGCTGGCGGTGTCGGCGACGATGTGCATCGTCGGTCTCGGGTGGGGGCGGGCGACCCGAACGACCACCATCGGCGACGCTGTCGGCGAGGCTATCGGCGGCGACGGCCACCCGGACAAGCGCCCGGAGGTGTCGGTCAACGCCCTCGCGGCCGAACGCCCTTCCAAGGACGGCGGGGTCCCGCGAATGGGCGAAGAGCAGGGCGACGAACTCCTCGCCGAGGACCTGTTCGACGCGGGGACGACCGGACGCGTGGTTTCGTTTTGGATCTTCACGCCGACCATCTCGTTCGTCTGCTCGTACGCCCTGTTCGCGTTCGTTCCGCTGTAA
- the htpX gene encoding zinc metalloprotease HtpX, translating into MEWKTDWGLRGRMVLTGFLLFALYIVFGAVVLELGYGGMLIFMVPFLFAQFFFSDKLALYSMGAHEVSEEEYPDLHRTITRLSQQADLPKPKVAVADSRVPNAFATGRSQKNSAVCVTTGLLRTLDDEELEGVLAHELAHIKNRDVMVMTIASFLSTVAFIIVRWGWLFGGGDNRGGNQAPVLVAIVVSLVVWIVSFLLIRLLSRYREFAADRGGAAISGKPGALASALITIDSGMERVPQEDLRDTAEMNAFFVIPIKSGFVGKLFSTHPSTEKRVERLRELEREFESA; encoded by the coding sequence ATGGAATGGAAGACGGACTGGGGGCTCCGCGGACGAATGGTCCTGACGGGGTTTCTCCTGTTCGCCCTCTACATCGTGTTCGGTGCCGTCGTCCTAGAGCTGGGCTACGGTGGAATGCTCATCTTCATGGTGCCGTTCCTGTTCGCCCAGTTCTTCTTCAGCGACAAGCTCGCGCTGTACTCGATGGGCGCACACGAGGTGTCCGAAGAGGAGTACCCCGACCTCCACCGCACCATCACGCGCCTCTCACAGCAGGCCGACCTCCCGAAACCGAAGGTCGCGGTCGCCGACTCGCGCGTTCCCAACGCGTTCGCGACCGGGCGCTCACAGAAGAACTCCGCCGTCTGCGTGACGACCGGCCTGCTCCGGACCCTCGACGACGAGGAGTTGGAAGGCGTCCTCGCGCACGAACTCGCGCACATCAAGAACCGTGACGTGATGGTGATGACCATCGCGTCGTTCCTGTCGACGGTCGCGTTCATCATCGTGCGCTGGGGGTGGCTGTTCGGCGGCGGCGACAACCGCGGCGGCAACCAAGCACCGGTGTTGGTCGCCATCGTCGTGTCGTTGGTCGTGTGGATCGTGTCGTTCCTGTTGATCCGCCTGCTGTCGCGCTACCGCGAGTTCGCGGCCGACCGCGGCGGTGCGGCCATCTCCGGCAAGCCTGGTGCACTCGCGTCTGCACTCATCACCATCGACAGCGGGATGGAGCGCGTGCCGCAGGAAGACCTGCGCGACACCGCCGAGATGAACGCGTTCTTCGTCATCCCGATCAAGTCCGGGTTCGTCGGCAAACTGTTCTCGACGCACCCCTCGACCGAGAAGCGCGTGGAGCGCCTCCGCGAACTCGAACGCGAGTTCGAGAGCGCCTGA
- a CDS encoding LURP-one-related/scramblase family protein — MSDRTYDIAGIELSDDRYTVVQSLVRNKYRAEDAAGNVVLRGKQKLFKLKEEFPFVDADGDDVFTVKAAGMLDVAGNYVLSDAQTGEELVILDNDYSMLQDTWTIRDADTEAKLATIDSQGAAVTIARNVLPFGEWIPHKYEITDANGGHVGSIDGQFSLQDTYDVTIDDASDVPKEPVVAAAMVIDAIQGN, encoded by the coding sequence GTGAGCGACCGCACCTACGACATCGCCGGTATCGAGTTGTCCGACGACCGCTACACCGTCGTCCAGAGTCTCGTCCGCAACAAGTACCGTGCAGAGGACGCCGCCGGGAACGTCGTCCTCCGGGGGAAACAGAAGCTGTTCAAACTGAAAGAGGAGTTTCCGTTCGTCGACGCCGACGGCGACGACGTGTTCACGGTGAAGGCCGCCGGGATGCTCGACGTCGCTGGTAACTACGTCCTCTCGGACGCACAGACAGGCGAGGAACTGGTGATCCTCGACAACGACTACTCGATGCTGCAGGATACGTGGACCATCCGCGACGCCGACACGGAGGCGAAACTGGCGACGATCGACTCGCAGGGCGCCGCCGTCACCATCGCTCGGAACGTCCTCCCGTTCGGCGAGTGGATCCCCCACAAGTACGAGATAACCGACGCAAATGGCGGGCACGTCGGGTCAATCGACGGGCAGTTCTCGTTGCAGGACACGTACGACGTCACCATCGACGACGCGAGCGATGTCCCCAAGGAACCAGTCGTCGCCGCCGCGATGGTCATCGACGCGATTCAGGGGAACTAA
- the pspAB gene encoding PspA-associated protein PspAB, whose amino-acid sequence MGILDTLKSVMGVRAESDAVSDADPEDLFGMSTAYVTMEADLGFHSVGEAALCFSSVDSTDFADTVDAVEAILDAGAEETGTTFRRHEDDYGYHWVVLADDDPEDLVTSVHFAADEFVERGYGSRLLAAVFGFERNAGDRAYWVYSFRRGAYYPFAPTGTSNRDNKIEFKLESMFDGELGLESDKQYWYPLWPDRPNGHPWG is encoded by the coding sequence ATGGGCATTCTCGATACACTCAAATCGGTGATGGGCGTGCGCGCGGAGTCGGACGCCGTCAGCGACGCCGACCCCGAGGATCTGTTCGGGATGAGCACCGCCTACGTCACGATGGAGGCGGACCTCGGGTTCCACTCCGTCGGCGAGGCGGCGCTGTGCTTCTCCTCGGTCGACTCTACCGACTTCGCAGACACCGTCGACGCCGTCGAGGCTATCCTCGACGCCGGCGCAGAGGAGACCGGGACGACGTTCCGCCGCCACGAGGACGATTACGGCTACCACTGGGTCGTCCTCGCGGACGACGACCCCGAAGACCTCGTCACCTCCGTCCACTTCGCGGCTGACGAGTTCGTCGAACGCGGCTACGGGTCGCGCCTGCTCGCCGCCGTCTTCGGCTTCGAGCGAAACGCCGGCGACCGCGCCTACTGGGTTTACTCGTTCCGCCGGGGAGCGTATTACCCGTTCGCGCCGACCGGGACGAGCAACCGCGACAACAAGATCGAGTTCAAACTGGAGTCGATGTTCGACGGCGAGTTGGGCTTGGAGTCGGACAAACAGTACTGGTACCCGCTGTGGCCCGACCGCCCGAACGGCCACCCCTGGGGGTAG
- the radA gene encoding DNA repair and recombination protein RadA, with translation MAEDDLQELPGVGPATADKLVDAGFDSYQSIAVASPAELGNTADIGDSTANDIIQGARKAADVGGFESGAQVLERREQIGKLSWLIPEADDLLGGGLETQSITEVYGEFGAGKSQVTHQMSVNVQLDPDDGGLGGSAIFVDSEDTFRPERIDDMVRGLDDEILEREFERREIEGSPDNDEDMKTLVEDFLDHIHVAKAFNSNHQILLAEKAKELASEHEDSEWPVRLLTVDSLTAHFRAEYVGRGELAERQQKLNKHLHDLMRIGDLYNSVVLVTNQVASNPDSYFGDPTQPIGGNILGHTSTFRIYLRKSKGDKRIVRLVDAPNLADGEAVMRVQDAGLKPE, from the coding sequence ATGGCAGAAGACGACCTTCAAGAGCTTCCGGGAGTCGGGCCGGCAACCGCGGACAAACTCGTCGACGCAGGCTTCGACAGTTATCAGAGCATCGCGGTCGCGAGCCCCGCCGAACTGGGCAACACGGCCGACATCGGCGACTCGACCGCCAACGACATTATCCAGGGCGCGCGAAAGGCTGCCGACGTCGGCGGCTTCGAGTCGGGCGCACAGGTGCTGGAACGGCGCGAACAGATCGGGAAGCTCTCGTGGCTCATCCCCGAGGCCGACGACCTGCTGGGCGGCGGCCTCGAGACGCAGTCCATCACCGAGGTGTACGGTGAGTTCGGTGCCGGGAAGTCGCAGGTGACCCACCAGATGTCCGTCAACGTCCAACTGGACCCCGACGACGGCGGCCTCGGTGGCTCCGCCATCTTCGTCGACTCCGAGGACACGTTCCGCCCCGAGCGGATCGACGACATGGTCCGCGGCCTCGACGACGAGATTCTCGAACGCGAGTTCGAGCGCCGTGAGATCGAGGGATCGCCCGACAACGACGAGGACATGAAGACGCTCGTCGAGGACTTCCTCGACCACATCCACGTCGCGAAGGCGTTCAATTCCAACCACCAGATCCTCCTGGCGGAGAAGGCGAAGGAACTCGCCAGCGAACACGAGGACAGCGAGTGGCCCGTGCGCCTGCTGACGGTGGACTCGCTGACGGCCCACTTCCGCGCGGAGTACGTCGGCCGTGGCGAACTCGCCGAGCGCCAGCAGAAACTCAACAAGCACCTCCACGACCTGATGCGCATCGGCGACCTCTACAACTCGGTCGTCCTCGTGACGAACCAGGTCGCCTCGAACCCCGACTCGTACTTCGGCGACCCGACCCAGCCCATCGGTGGCAACATCCTCGGCCACACCTCGACGTTCCGTATCTACCTCCGCAAGTCGAAAGGCGACAAGCGGATCGTCCGCCTCGTCGACGCGCCGAACCTCGCCGACGGCGAGGCCGTGATGCGCGTGCAGGACGCCGGCCTCAAGCCCGAGTAA
- a CDS encoding DUF7475 family protein → MSTETASGGFALHTESMTGLHWLGVATAVVSGVIHLWLAVSFIGESLGLGIGFLVAGVGFLAGSAAVLFDYRRRAFYALGIPFTLGQIVIWLAVTPADEYLSPIAVTDKLAQVILVVVLVVLFRRAS, encoded by the coding sequence ATGAGTACCGAGACAGCCTCCGGCGGGTTCGCGTTGCACACCGAGTCGATGACCGGCCTCCACTGGCTGGGCGTCGCCACCGCTGTCGTGAGCGGAGTGATCCATCTGTGGCTCGCCGTCTCGTTCATCGGTGAGAGCCTCGGCCTCGGAATTGGCTTCCTCGTCGCCGGCGTTGGCTTCCTCGCCGGTTCGGCGGCCGTCCTCTTCGACTATCGCCGTCGCGCGTTCTACGCGCTCGGCATCCCGTTCACGCTCGGGCAGATCGTCATCTGGCTGGCAGTGACGCCCGCCGACGAGTACCTCTCGCCCATCGCCGTCACCGACAAACTGGCGCAGGTAATCTTGGTCGTCGTCCTCGTCGTGCTGTTCCGCCGCGCCTCCTGA
- a CDS encoding metal-dependent hydrolase — MAFTHALVGAALAAPVVAFAPELAVPAVLAGMVGGLVPDVDLFVGRHRRTLHFPILGWALALPAVALALFAPGVATVAAAVGTVSFAVHAGMDALGAGDEVRPWERTSREAVYDHLRGKWVEPRFWIRYDGAPEDAVATAILAAPVVVFYPDPFPAIATACVVLGVGYAVVRRRLPPVVEEFVG; from the coding sequence ATGGCGTTCACCCACGCGCTGGTCGGCGCGGCACTCGCCGCACCGGTCGTCGCGTTCGCACCCGAACTCGCCGTGCCAGCGGTATTGGCTGGGATGGTCGGCGGCCTCGTTCCCGACGTCGACCTGTTCGTCGGTCGCCACCGGCGCACACTCCACTTCCCGATTCTCGGGTGGGCGCTCGCGCTTCCAGCGGTCGCGCTTGCGCTGTTCGCGCCCGGCGTCGCCACCGTCGCGGCCGCGGTCGGGACCGTCTCGTTCGCCGTCCACGCCGGGATGGACGCACTCGGCGCTGGCGACGAAGTTCGCCCGTGGGAACGTACCTCTAGAGAGGCCGTGTACGACCACCTCCGCGGGAAGTGGGTCGAGCCACGCTTTTGGATCCGCTACGACGGCGCGCCCGAGGACGCCGTCGCCACCGCGATACTCGCGGCCCCGGTCGTCGTCTTCTACCCCGACCCGTTCCCGGCTATCGCCACGGCGTGTGTCGTCCTCGGGGTCGGGTACGCGGTCGTCCGTCGTCGGCTTCCGCCGGTCGTCGAAGAGTTCGTCGGCTGA
- a CDS encoding 6-pyruvoyl trahydropterin synthase family protein: MTYRTTVTRQFVAQHYLTVPNPGPEGDLHSHVFRVEVTFAGPTLNEFDYLVDIDDVRAALDDAEARYCDATLNDLPEFEGYNPSVERFARVLHDRLAPAAADDPAESLRVTVWEDDEAAAGYEAPVDGGTE; the protein is encoded by the coding sequence ATGACCTATCGTACGACCGTCACGCGCCAGTTCGTCGCACAGCATTACCTCACCGTCCCCAACCCCGGTCCCGAGGGCGACCTTCACTCACACGTCTTTCGCGTCGAGGTCACGTTCGCCGGGCCGACGCTCAACGAGTTCGACTACCTCGTCGACATCGACGACGTGCGGGCCGCCCTCGACGACGCGGAGGCACGGTACTGCGACGCGACGCTGAACGACCTCCCGGAGTTCGAGGGGTACAACCCCAGCGTCGAGCGATTCGCCCGCGTCCTCCACGACCGTCTCGCGCCCGCCGCGGCCGACGACCCTGCCGAGTCGCTCCGCGTCACCGTCTGGGAGGACGACGAGGCCGCCGCGGGCTACGAGGCACCCGTCGATGGAGGAACAGAGTGA
- a CDS encoding glycosyltransferase family 4 protein encodes MNGENPLTVALVVPGDPETTSGGFRYDRRLVEQLRATGVDVRVFSVPWRRYPLGVVDTLGLATGVPNRLSDADVVLVDELAHPGTVGLAARLEWSETPVVALVHHLQCVEGRSLAPVARRLERLFLQRCSAAVCVSRATERDVRSLAGKQIRTHRAPPPADQFDPSVTPGDVAVRARTVPFRVVSLGSLVPRKGHATLLRALTDLDADWSLAVVGPEPEPNHAAAMRSLTADLGVRSQVAFHGELSSDDLTDVLRDSHALAIPSAYEGFGMAYLEGMGFGLPAVASSAGGAESVVTDGENGFLVDPGDVAGVRAALSSLATDRERLAAMGEAALARFAAHPEWADTVAGVRAFLTEVAYGG; translated from the coding sequence GTGAACGGCGAGAATCCCCTAACCGTCGCGCTCGTCGTCCCGGGCGACCCCGAAACGACGTCCGGCGGCTTTCGCTACGACCGCCGACTGGTCGAACAGTTGCGGGCGACCGGCGTCGACGTGCGGGTGTTCTCGGTCCCGTGGCGACGATACCCGCTCGGCGTCGTCGACACGCTCGGTCTCGCGACCGGCGTTCCCAACCGTCTCAGCGATGCAGACGTCGTGCTCGTCGACGAACTCGCACACCCAGGGACCGTCGGCCTCGCCGCCCGCCTCGAATGGTCGGAGACGCCCGTCGTCGCGCTGGTCCACCACCTCCAGTGTGTCGAGGGCAGGTCGCTCGCTCCCGTCGCACGACGCCTCGAACGGCTGTTTCTCCAGCGATGCTCTGCTGCAGTCTGCGTAAGTCGCGCGACCGAACGCGACGTTCGGAGCCTCGCCGGGAAGCAGATCCGGACCCACCGCGCCCCGCCGCCGGCCGACCAGTTCGACCCCAGCGTGACGCCCGGTGACGTCGCCGTTCGTGCCCGAACCGTGCCGTTCCGCGTCGTCTCGCTGGGGTCGCTCGTCCCGCGAAAGGGGCACGCGACACTGCTGCGGGCGCTCACGGACCTCGACGCCGACTGGTCGCTCGCCGTCGTCGGCCCCGAACCGGAACCCAACCACGCGGCGGCGATGCGGTCGCTCACGGCCGACCTCGGCGTGCGTTCGCAGGTCGCGTTCCACGGCGAACTGTCGAGCGACGACCTCACCGACGTGTTGCGCGACTCCCACGCCCTCGCGATTCCCTCAGCGTACGAGGGGTTCGGAATGGCGTATCTGGAGGGGATGGGCTTCGGTCTCCCGGCAGTAGCGTCGAGCGCGGGCGGCGCGGAGTCCGTCGTCACGGACGGCGAGAACGGCTTCCTCGTCGACCCGGGCGACGTCGCGGGTGTCCGCGCGGCGCTGTCGTCGCTGGCGACCGACCGCGAGCGCCTGGCCGCAATGGGCGAGGCGGCGCTGGCGCGATTCGCGGCCCATCCCGAGTGGGCCGACACGGTCGCCGGCGTCCGTGCGTTCCTGACGGAGGTAGCGTATGGAGGGTGA
- the sufU gene encoding Fe-S cluster assembly sulfur transfer protein SufU — MGGGSDMYRQQILDHYKNPRNYGELDDATFSHTGENPSCGDTIRVDVRLEDDDETIEYVAFSGDGCAISQASASMLSERLQGMTLEELEEMDTDDVTEMLGVDISPMRIKCAVLARQVAQDGAKLHEGDIDDLDVTKTED, encoded by the coding sequence ATTGGCGGCGGCTCCGATATGTATCGCCAGCAGATCCTCGACCACTACAAGAACCCGCGCAACTACGGCGAACTCGACGACGCCACGTTCTCCCACACCGGCGAGAACCCCTCCTGTGGCGACACCATCCGCGTCGACGTGCGTCTGGAAGACGACGACGAGACCATCGAGTACGTCGCCTTCTCGGGCGATGGCTGTGCCATCTCGCAGGCGTCGGCGTCGATGCTGTCCGAGCGCCTGCAGGGGATGACGCTGGAAGAACTGGAAGAGATGGACACCGACGACGTGACCGAGATGCTCGGCGTCGACATCTCGCCGATGCGGATCAAGTGTGCCGTCCTCGCGCGGCAGGTGGCGCAAGACGGCGCGAAACTCCACGAGGGCGACATCGACGACCTCGACGTGACGAAGACCGAGGACTGA
- a CDS encoding alpha/beta fold hydrolase — protein sequence MTASDPGHPGPDGLADVPHELDLSRGPIRYHDVGEGDPVLFVHSAFADGSLWRDVAWSLPAGVRSLVPTLPLGGHDAPMRPGADLTPTGLAAHLAEFLDALGIDRVTLVGNDSGGAVSQVFLAEYPQRVERLVLTNCDAFDNFPPLGARPFIWGARVPGLVSVFARTLRSATVRRLAFRLLAKHPIRPEVLAGYTAGLRDPRVRRDLRTFLLGVSPRYTNTAAEAFSTFDGPVLVAWAPDDPIFPLADAERLVDSFADARLELVDDSYALVPEDNPERLVELLAPFLGVPVDV from the coding sequence ATGACCGCTTCCGACCCGGGCCACCCGGGACCAGACGGCCTCGCCGACGTGCCCCACGAACTCGACCTCTCGCGCGGCCCGATCCGCTATCACGACGTCGGGGAGGGCGACCCCGTGCTGTTCGTCCACAGCGCGTTCGCGGACGGATCGCTGTGGCGCGACGTCGCGTGGTCGCTCCCTGCGGGCGTCCGCTCGCTCGTCCCGACGCTCCCGCTGGGCGGTCACGACGCCCCGATGCGTCCGGGCGCAGACCTCACGCCGACGGGCCTGGCCGCCCACCTCGCGGAGTTCCTCGACGCGCTTGGTATCGACCGCGTGACGCTCGTGGGGAACGACTCCGGCGGCGCGGTCAGTCAGGTGTTCCTCGCCGAGTACCCCCAGCGCGTCGAGCGACTCGTCCTCACGAACTGCGACGCGTTCGACAACTTCCCCCCGCTGGGCGCTCGCCCGTTCATTTGGGGGGCTCGCGTTCCGGGCCTCGTGAGCGTGTTCGCCCGTACCCTCCGGTCGGCGACGGTCCGTCGGCTCGCGTTCCGACTGCTCGCCAAACACCCCATCCGGCCCGAAGTGCTCGCCGGGTACACGGCCGGCCTGCGCGACCCGCGGGTGCGCCGCGACCTCCGGACGTTCCTGCTCGGCGTCTCCCCACGGTACACCAACACGGCCGCGGAGGCGTTCTCGACGTTCGACGGGCCCGTCTTGGTCGCGTGGGCACCCGACGACCCGATCTTCCCGCTCGCGGACGCCGAGCGGTTGGTCGACTCGTTCGCGGACGCGCGACTCGAACTCGTCGACGATTCGTACGCGCTGGTTCCGGAAGACAACCCCGAACGACTCGTCGAACTGCTCGCTCCGTTCCTCGGCGTCCCGGTCGACGTCTGA
- a CDS encoding helix-turn-helix transcriptional regulator produces MDGTDFVELLRLRHDVLRALADAPRERRALVDALPDSKSTAYKGLTQLEAAGLVERTDDGFAPTLFGSVALARYESLAETAAVGDLLAGFSGDCVDPAALTGASVVRPDETDAERHLDAVWELLADAAAVRGVAPVVSPGYVDRFRALLADGLTAELVLPVSVVRSLEADHAEALAAVAESTDIYETTQSVPFGVVVTTGERPRMAIELREGPLITGLVTNDTPAAIEWAEATVDRFRAAAVRVDATA; encoded by the coding sequence ATGGACGGGACGGACTTCGTGGAGTTACTGCGCCTGCGACACGACGTGTTGCGGGCGCTGGCGGACGCGCCGCGGGAGCGACGCGCGCTCGTCGACGCGCTCCCCGACTCGAAGTCGACGGCGTACAAGGGGCTCACACAGCTCGAGGCCGCGGGCCTCGTGGAGCGCACCGACGACGGCTTCGCGCCGACGCTGTTCGGCTCGGTGGCGCTCGCGCGCTACGAGTCCCTCGCCGAGACCGCCGCCGTCGGCGACCTGCTGGCCGGATTTTCGGGCGACTGCGTCGATCCGGCCGCGCTGACCGGCGCGTCGGTCGTCCGCCCCGACGAGACGGACGCCGAGCGCCACCTCGACGCCGTCTGGGAGCTACTGGCCGACGCAGCGGCGGTCCGGGGAGTCGCGCCCGTCGTCTCGCCTGGATACGTCGACCGGTTCCGGGCGTTGCTCGCCGACGGGCTGACCGCCGAGTTGGTGCTCCCCGTGTCGGTGGTGCGATCGCTGGAGGCGGACCACGCCGAGGCGCTGGCGGCGGTCGCCGAATCGACGGACATCTACGAGACGACCCAGTCTGTCCCCTTCGGTGTCGTTGTCACGACAGGGGAGCGGCCGCGGATGGCGATCGAACTCCGCGAGGGGCCGCTCATCACCGGGCTGGTCACCAACGACACGCCTGCAGCGATCGAGTGGGCCGAAGCGACCGTCGACCGGTTCCGGGCGGCCGCAGTTCGGGTCGACGCGACGGCCTAA
- a CDS encoding aminotransferase class V-fold PLP-dependent enzyme, with the protein MQEPYPLDVEAVRADFPILDRKVGGDVTVPGESEGDTKPLVYLDNAATSHTPEQVVDAIADYYRSYNSNVHRGIHQLSQEASTAYEHAHDRVAEFIGAEGREEVVFTKNTTEAENLVAYAWGLNELGPEDNVVLTEMEHHASLVTWQQIGKKTGADVRFIRVDEDGRLDMDHARELVDDDTAMANVVHVSNTLGTVNPVAELADLVHDHDGLIFVDGAQSVPHLPVDVQAIDADFFAFSGHKMCGPTGIGVLYGKQHLLEEMQPYLYGGEMIRKVTFEDSEWEDLPWKFEAGTPVIAQGIALHAAIDYLEELGMENVHAHEQLLAEYAYDELTAHDDVEVYGPPGDDRAGLVAFNVDSVHAHDLSSILNDHGVAVRAGDHCTQPLHDKLGVPASARASFYIYNTREEIDKLVEAVDDARQLFA; encoded by the coding sequence ATTCAGGAACCGTATCCGCTCGATGTCGAGGCGGTCCGCGCCGATTTCCCCATCCTCGACCGGAAGGTCGGTGGCGACGTCACCGTCCCCGGCGAGAGTGAGGGAGACACGAAGCCGCTCGTGTACCTCGACAACGCGGCGACGAGTCACACGCCCGAGCAGGTGGTCGACGCTATCGCCGACTACTACCGCTCGTACAACTCCAACGTCCATCGCGGCATCCACCAGTTGAGCCAGGAGGCCAGCACCGCCTACGAACACGCCCACGACCGCGTCGCGGAGTTCATCGGTGCCGAGGGTCGCGAGGAAGTCGTCTTCACGAAAAACACCACCGAGGCCGAGAATCTCGTCGCGTACGCGTGGGGCCTGAACGAACTCGGTCCAGAGGACAACGTCGTCCTCACCGAGATGGAACACCACGCCTCGCTGGTCACGTGGCAACAGATCGGCAAGAAGACCGGCGCGGACGTGCGCTTCATCCGCGTCGATGAGGACGGCCGACTCGATATGGACCACGCCCGCGAACTCGTCGACGACGACACCGCGATGGCGAACGTCGTCCACGTCTCGAACACGCTCGGCACGGTCAACCCCGTGGCCGAACTCGCCGATCTGGTGCACGACCACGACGGCCTCATCTTCGTCGACGGCGCGCAGTCCGTGCCCCACCTGCCTGTCGACGTGCAGGCCATCGACGCCGACTTCTTCGCCTTCTCGGGGCACAAGATGTGCGGACCGACCGGCATCGGCGTCCTCTACGGCAAACAGCACCTCCTCGAAGAGATGCAGCCGTATCTGTACGGCGGCGAGATGATCCGGAAAGTCACCTTCGAGGACAGCGAGTGGGAGGACCTCCCGTGGAAGTTCGAGGCCGGAACGCCAGTCATCGCGCAGGGTATCGCGCTCCACGCGGCCATCGACTACCTCGAAGAGTTGGGGATGGAGAACGTCCACGCCCACGAGCAGTTACTCGCGGAGTACGCCTACGACGAACTCACCGCCCACGACGACGTGGAGGTGTACGGGCCGCCGGGCGACGACCGCGCCGGGCTCGTGGCGTTCAACGTCGACAGCGTCCACGCGCACGACCTCTCCAGCATCCTCAACGACCACGGTGTGGCCGTCCGCGCCGGCGACCACTGCACCCAGCCACTCCACGACAAACTCGGCGTTCCAGCCTCTGCTCGTGCGAGTTTCTACATCTACAACACGCGCGAGGAGATAGACAAACTGGTCGAGGCCGTCGACGACGCGCGGCAGTTGTTCGCGTAG
- a CDS encoding DUF424 domain-containing protein, with protein MTDDAGPVDAADAADATSGGDADDEAFLLTRRDTPEGTLVAVCDADVLGESFADGAVSLDVSEEFYGGAEAEPADADAVVQGLYDADTANLVGEDCVGVAVDAGIIDADRVLEVGETLHAQLLWL; from the coding sequence ATGACCGACGACGCCGGGCCGGTCGACGCCGCTGACGCCGCGGACGCCACCAGCGGTGGCGACGCCGACGACGAGGCGTTCCTCCTCACGCGCCGCGACACCCCGGAGGGAACGCTGGTCGCGGTGTGTGACGCCGACGTACTCGGCGAGTCGTTCGCAGACGGCGCGGTGTCACTCGACGTGAGCGAGGAGTTCTACGGCGGCGCGGAGGCGGAACCCGCCGACGCCGACGCGGTCGTCCAGGGCTTGTACGACGCCGACACCGCGAACCTCGTCGGCGAGGACTGCGTCGGTGTCGCCGTCGACGCCGGCATCATCGACGCCGACCGCGTCCTCGAAGTCGGCGAGACACTCCACGCGCAGTTGCTCTGGCTGTGA